One Rhizoctonia solani chromosome 3, complete sequence genomic region harbors:
- a CDS encoding dephospho-CoA kinase, giving the protein MADAAKQAALQRALHELKVAVEHVFFSRYMGVAGYTLLLYDHILTFPAEVELVWKADKRNTVTWLFFANRYLVPIILSIDLYDKGGLASHLSTNFCQAWFVIEGYLNVLSFAAVHALVAMRVNAVWGRRKWVTILLWTGGILYIVGTLAIISPGLFQVLDEVAPNPVFNVCFGTITSYFWTVWIPPIIFELIIFSLTIIKAIEHRHKNVKTPVAYTLYRDGFLYFIIIMMCSIFPLVVWLAGPPTLVAMPKYFTMAVVNVMGFRLVLNLRGLRGDRIMASSGGGTSDDVNMEMSDIKGARITPNRTGFSPAPIQVRPAYTVQNSGLFIPTYESQQVNPAVDARWKIDRDILLDLVRDECNSSFHIFFFIQLFYEFTFIWGHFLRDSSATMLIVGLTGGIASGKSTISSLLTSHGIPVIDADLLARQVVEPGTPGHAAIISTFGTEVLKEGTHDIDRKKLGEIIFNDEYKRKQLNAIVHPAVRKAMFWSVVRCWLRGERVCVLDVPLLIETGMWKQVGKVVVVYVSKELQMQRLMRRDSSDRAAAQSRVSSQLPLASKLEYADVVIDNSGSMADTDRQIVSLVQRLQKETGWTWIVSWIIPPVGLLLGAWCLAWRAIKRGKKTKRRPAVPNEGAIELQ; this is encoded by the exons ATGGCGGATGCAGCCAAACAGGCAGCGCTTCAGCGCGCTCTCCATGAACTCAAAGTTGCGGTAGAGCACGTGTTTTTCAGCAG ATATATGGGTGTGGCTGGGTATACACTATTGCTCTACGACCACATCCTCACTTTTCCAGCGGAG GTTGAACTTGTTTGGAAAGCTGATAAGCGAAATACTGTGACATGGCTTTTCTTCGCG AATAGATATCTTGTGCCAATTATACTGAGCATTGACCTCTACGACAAAGGCGGACTTGCGAGCCATTTGTCGACCAACTTTTGTCAAGCGTGGTTTGTGATCGAAGGCTATCTCAATGTTCTATCATT CGCTGCTGTTCATG CATTGGTCGCTATGCGGGTAAATGCGGTCTGGGGTAGAAGGAAATGGGTTACTATCTTGCTTTGGACCGGCGGTATCCTGTATATCGTTGGCACATTGGCAATTATCTCCCCTGGGTTATTTCAAGTATTGG ATGAG GTCGCACCAAACCCAGTTTTCAACGTCTGTTTTGGAACA ATTACCTCATACTT CTGGACTGTCT GGATACCACCTATCATCTTCGAGCTCATCATATTTTCCCTCACAATTATTAAGGCAATTGAGCACCGACATAAGAACGTCAAAACACCAGTAGCATATACATTGTACCGAGACG GCTTCTTATATTTTATAATCATTATGA TGTGCTCTATCTTCCCGTTGGTTGTTTGGCTTGCCGGACCACCGACGT TGGTAGCAATGCCAAAATACTTCACCATGGCGG TTGTCAATGTCATGGGCTTCAGACTGGTACTTAACCTTCGCGGTCTACGCGGCGACC GTATCATGGCATCCTCGGGTGGTGGTACAAGCGACGACGTGAACATGGAAATGAGTGACATCAAGGGAGCTCGAATCACGCCTAACCGAACCGGATTTTCGCCGGCCCCCATCCAGGTCCGGCCCGCGTATACGGTTCAGAACTCAGGCCTATTTATTCCCACATATGAAAGCCAGCAGGTGAATCCCGCCGTCGATGCTCGATGGAAAATCGACAG GGATATCCTCCTGGATTTGGTCCGGGACGAGTGTAACAGCTCTTTCCAcatctttttttttattcaaTTATTCTATGAGTTCACGTTCATTTGGGGTCATTTTCTTCGG GATTCGTCTGCGACGATGCTCA TTGTCGGTCTTACTGGTGGAATTGCTTCGGGAAAGTCCACAATATCGTCTTTGCTGACGTCACATGGTATCCCTGTCATTGATGCTGACCTCCTCGCCCGACAAGTTGTTGAGCCAGGTACACCTGGCCATGCGGCAATAATCTCGACATTCGGTACTGAAGTCTTGAAAGAAGGTACTCATGATATTGATAGGAAGAAACTGGGAGAGATCATATTCAACGATGAGTACAAACGTAAGCAACTCAACGCTATCGTCCACCCCGCTGTACGCAAAGCGATGTTCTGGAGCGTCGTTCGCTGCTGGCTTCGCGGAGAGCGAGTATGTGTTCTGGATGTACCACTTCTCATCGAAACTGGCATGTGGAAGCAGGTGGGTAAAGTTGTCGTTGTATATGT ATCAAAAGAGCTTCAGATGCAACGACTAATGCGGCGCGATTCCTCCGATCGCGCTGCTGCCCAATCCCGTGTGTCTTCTCAGCTACCCCTTGCGAGCAAACTAGAATATGCGGACGTGGTGATTGATAATTCGGGATCCATGGCCGACACAGACCGACAAATTGTTTCGCTCGTACAACGACTCCAGAAAGAGACTGGGTGGACCTGGATTGTTAGCTGGATTATACCACCAGTCGGACTGCTTCTAGGGGCATGGTGCCTTGCCTGGCGGGCAATCAAGCGAGGAAAGAAGACAAAGAGACGACCTGCTGTCCCAAATGAAGGAGCTATCGAGCTACAGTAA